In the Candidatus Stygibacter australis genome, TCTTATCCTTATATTCCTGTTCAATTCCAATCCCATTATCACGTATGCTAAAGAGCCAGTAATCAGCCATTTCCTTGCTGCCAATCAAAATTTCCGGTACTTTCTCACTGGTAAATTTCAAGGCGTTTCCCAGTAAATTCTGCCATAACTGACCCATTTGTGATTGATCTGCGACAGCAGTAGGTAATTCGTTAATGTCGACAACTGCCTTCTTTTCTTCGATCACAACACTCAGATTATCAATAACATTAGTTAGTATTTCATTAAAATTAACTGCTTCAAAGGGTTTCTCCCTTGAACCTATCCGAGAAAATTGCAATAAATCAGATATTAATTGCTGCATTCTTTTTGCACCAGTAGTAATATATTTCATATATTTAAGACCACGTTCATCCAGATTTTCAGAATACCGTTTTTCCAGGAGTTCAGTAAAACTGGAAATCTTCCGCAAAGGTTCCTGCAGATCATGAGATGCCACGTAAGCAAAAGCTTCAAGCTCCTGGTTCGTTTTTTGCAGATCAATATTCAATTTTTCTGTTCTATTTCTCTCTTCTTCCACATCCTGCATAATATTCAGAGTAGCCATTTGAGCATCTTTCAAAGCTCTTGTTCTTTTTTCTACTCGAGATTCAAGTTCTTTTTTAACAGTGATAGTCTCCTGCTTATGTATGCCAATCTCCCCGATAAAATCTGCTATTTCGGTTAAAAATTCCAGCTTAGCTTTCACTTCTGCTTCAGTAAGTATTGAAACCTTTGCCAAAGCCTCTAAGTATTCGTTTTCAGGAAAGCCAAATTCTATTGCCTGCTTACGAAAAAATTCCAGATCCGGTTCATCGGTTAAAAATTGTCCGATAAACAGATTTGCTCTATGTGTTCCACCTATATGAATAGGCATAGCGACATCAACCAGACCATTCAAGCAGCGATAAATATTAAACTTTTCACCCTTTGCCAGACTATTTGCCAATGCTGTATCACTCTCAAGACAATTTTTACAGGTTTCAGCATTTACTCGATGAAATTTTGTGCATATATCCTGCCAGCCACTGGCAGTGATCATTTCACCTTCTAAATCAATAATGGCTGTACCAGTTCCTGTGACTGAAAAGAATTTATCCATAAGACTCTGAAGTCGATCAATATCAATTATTTCATTTATGTTATGTCTCATATTTTATCATCTCCTGATTCAGGATGTAAGAATGACAGATCATATGGTTCATCTCGATGAAGTTGACGGCTTAAAAGATTGATCATTTCTTTCAATTCTATCATCCGCTTTTCTCTGCCCACTGCGATTCTATTAAAAGCTTCCAGTTCCTTATTAGATTTCCGTAAATTCTTTTCAATTGTCTTAAGATTGCTGATATCAAGTCCCATACCTATAAGGAAAGGTTCACCCTTGATAACAAATTTTCTGCCGGTAAAGAGATATGGAATTTCTTCACCTGATTTGATTACAAAATCAGCTTCAACTTCGCTTTCTCCAAATTTAAATACTCCCTCCATCGCTCTGGCAACTCTATCCTTATCATTGTCATTGAATAAATTCAGAGCCACCATCCCTCTCACTTCCTCATCATTGTATCCTGAAACCTGTTTAAACATTTGATTCCATCTTACAAAATTACCTTTCATATTGATTTGATAATATATTCCCGGCATACTGTCAATGGTAGATTCAAACATCTCTTTCTCATCAATTATCTCCTGCTCGGTTGCTTTGATATCAGTGATGTCCATTGCCATCTCGAATCTTACCATCTTGCCATTTGACCATAATATGCCTTTATCAAAACAGCGATACCACTTATGATTTTTTTCATTTTGTAATTCCCAGGTATAGGATTCCCCGGGTCTTTCTTCTAAAATAATTTTGTTTGTGCAAAATGGACAGGGTGAATCTTTTCCCTGCAGTACTTCATAACACTTTCGGGATAAATTGTCTTTACCAAAAAGTCTTTCAAAGGCATCATTTATATAAAGCAGGTCATAAGTATCCGGGTCAGCTACATAAATCAGATCATCCAGCCCATTGAACATTGAGGTGAGTTGATCCTGCTGTTCCAGCATAATCCGTTCAGCATTCTTCAAGTCTGTAATATCTACAAATGTTGCCAGTATATCATTCTCGATCAATACTCCACCAATGATTATCTCACGAACTTCGCCATTTTTGCAGGTCACTTTATAAGTGTCTGATTGAATATCCGTATCATTTAGTACGGCACTTTTTACTGCTTCTTCCCAATTATTAATAGCCCATTTACGGTAGCTCTCATCAGGAAATACTAATTGCCACCATTCGTTTATTGTCGGCAAATCTTCTTCAGTATAACCTAATAAACTTTTAAATGTCTTATTAATAT is a window encoding:
- a CDS encoding PocR ligand-binding domain-containing protein; the encoded protein is MRHNINEIIDIDRLQSLMDKFFSVTGTGTAIIDLEGEMITASGWQDICTKFHRVNAETCKNCLESDTALANSLAKGEKFNIYRCLNGLVDVAMPIHIGGTHRANLFIGQFLTDEPDLEFFRKQAIEFGFPENEYLEALAKVSILTEAEVKAKLEFLTEIADFIGEIGIHKQETITVKKELESRVEKRTRALKDAQMATLNIMQDVEEERNRTEKLNIDLQKTNQELEAFAYVASHDLQEPLRKISSFTELLEKRYSENLDERGLKYMKYITTGAKRMQQLISDLLQFSRIGSREKPFEAVNFNEILTNVIDNLSVVIEEKKAVVDINELPTAVADQSQMGQLWQNLLGNALKFTSEKVPEILIGSKEMADYWLFSIRDNGIGIEQEYKDKIFVIFQRLHDRESYTGTGIGLAICRKIVERHGGAIWFESEPRDGTTFYFTLNKNLGN